The following are from one region of the Deinococcus radiopugnans ATCC 19172 genome:
- a CDS encoding oligopeptide/dipeptide ABC transporter ATP-binding protein — QRIILEGDIPSPINPPSGCVFRTRCRYAIDDCAKVVPELREIAPQHFKACIRDDIL; from the coding sequence GCCAGCGCATCATTCTGGAAGGGGACATTCCCAGCCCGATCAACCCGCCGTCGGGCTGCGTGTTCCGCACGCGCTGCCGGTATGCCATCGACGACTGCGCCAAGGTGGTGCCCGAACTGCGCGAGATTGCCCCACAGCACTTCAAGGCCTGCATCCGCGACGATATTCTCTAA
- a CDS encoding DUF4139 domain-containing protein, with translation MKPTLLLAAALALGTANATDLRIYPSFAEVRQPVTSTGTALNVSLPQQAWENVLAGSLDLEGLAFDSAVQKLETNWLSGLEGKTVFLVQTTADGEKTEPVTLVRARDLLVKDAAGRYFNVRYEQLRFDTPPPTNPLSPSQTLTYSLPKAGSGTLVYLTRSVGWSPRYTLKASPAGAQLSALADIRNTTELPYDVKDTELYSGDVSVQANPQAQASYEAADMVMRAAPAPVTAPKIGSGSELRGLYRYALTTPFTLPANSVVTLPFLTPKLSSFERYVGLNTYFNVATQSGTLDRSYRFKADARLPAGPITVREEGRLVGQTRIDETREGGTVEFSLGDDPDVEYTRTVQTVSQSKDSKGNVVKTTYKVTYAFESSKARSVRAEITERVGGRVVIIDSAAPTKNGGIASLKVDVPAEGKISRSFTVVVDNS, from the coding sequence ATGAAACCGACACTGCTGCTGGCCGCTGCCCTGGCTCTGGGAACGGCGAATGCCACCGATCTGCGCATCTACCCGTCGTTCGCCGAGGTGCGGCAGCCCGTGACCAGCACGGGAACTGCCCTGAACGTCTCGCTGCCGCAACAGGCCTGGGAAAACGTGCTGGCCGGCTCGCTGGACCTGGAAGGGCTGGCTTTTGACAGCGCCGTGCAGAAGCTGGAGACCAACTGGCTCAGCGGTCTGGAGGGCAAGACGGTGTTCCTGGTCCAGACCACGGCGGACGGTGAGAAGACTGAACCGGTCACCCTGGTGCGCGCCCGAGACCTGCTGGTCAAGGACGCGGCGGGGCGGTACTTCAACGTGCGCTACGAGCAGTTGCGTTTCGACACGCCGCCCCCCACCAATCCCCTGAGTCCCTCGCAGACACTGACCTACAGCCTGCCCAAAGCCGGCAGCGGCACACTGGTCTACTTGACCCGCAGCGTGGGCTGGTCGCCGCGATACACCCTGAAGGCCAGCCCAGCCGGCGCACAGCTCTCCGCTCTGGCCGACATTCGCAACACCACCGAGTTGCCCTACGACGTGAAGGACACCGAGCTGTATTCCGGCGACGTGAGCGTGCAGGCCAATCCCCAGGCTCAGGCCAGTTACGAGGCGGCGGACATGGTGATGCGGGCCGCGCCGGCCCCGGTGACGGCTCCCAAGATCGGCAGCGGTTCGGAGTTGCGTGGACTGTACCGCTACGCGCTGACCACACCGTTCACGTTGCCCGCCAACAGTGTGGTGACCCTGCCGTTCCTGACCCCCAAGCTGAGCAGTTTCGAGCGTTACGTGGGCCTGAACACCTATTTCAACGTCGCCACCCAGAGCGGCACCCTGGACCGGTCCTACCGCTTCAAGGCTGACGCCCGCCTGCCTGCTGGGCCGATCACCGTGCGCGAGGAGGGCCGTCTGGTGGGTCAGACCCGCATCGACGAGACCCGCGAGGGCGGCACGGTGGAGTTCAGTCTGGGCGACGATCCCGACGTGGAGTACACCCGCACGGTGCAGACCGTCAGCCAGAGCAAGGACAGCAAGGGCAACGTGGTCAAGACCACCTACAAGGTGACCTACGCTTTCGAGAGCAGCAAGGCCCGCAGCGTCCGCGCCGAGATCACCGAGCGGGTCGGCGGGCGGGTCGTCATCATCGACAGCGCCGCGCCCACCAAGAACGGCGGCATTGCCAGCCTGAAGGTGGACGTGCCTGCCGAGGGTAAGATCAGCCGGAGCTTCACGGTGGTGGTGGACAACTCGTAG
- a CDS encoding Fur family transcriptional regulator produces MTLSELQRHLERRGLRTTQPRLRLLQFFVETDGHFTPEEIAERFRLAGEPIPIATLYQNLRVFSEHGLVGEVIGSGGEVRYDTNLTPHSHLRCNGCGTLLDVALALPDLQPQGQGHDWQITGARVELQGICPACQATAARGPEPTL; encoded by the coding sequence GTGACCCTCTCTGAACTGCAGCGGCATCTGGAACGGCGGGGCCTGCGAACCACCCAGCCCCGCCTGCGGCTGCTGCAGTTCTTCGTCGAGACCGACGGGCACTTCACCCCGGAGGAAATCGCTGAGCGCTTCCGGCTGGCCGGGGAGCCCATTCCCATTGCCACGCTGTATCAGAACCTGCGCGTGTTCAGCGAGCATGGGCTGGTGGGCGAGGTGATCGGCAGCGGCGGTGAGGTGCGCTACGACACCAACCTCACCCCCCACTCTCACCTGCGCTGCAACGGCTGCGGCACCCTGCTCGACGTCGCGCTGGCCCTGCCGGATCTGCAACCCCAGGGCCAGGGTCACGACTGGCAGATCACCGGAGCCAGGGTGGAGTTGCAGGGCATCTGCCCGGCATGTCAGGCCACAGCCGCTCGCGGACCTGAGCCAACCCTGTAA
- a CDS encoding methylenetetrahydrofolate reductase, with protein MTRVSIELVPRSRSGLRAELAAVAEHLPGADTINIPDFPRFSTRSWHGCAFARPHHRAIPHIRAVDLNPREPLPMAAHLDQHGIDEVIVITGDAPGDMNARVYNVDAEAAIRRIRRELPHLKVYAGLDPYRQSLSREQSYLERKLEAGACGFFTQPFFDLRLMDAYADLLPEGVEVWWGATSVTSEGSEGYWRTRNHAVFPRRFEATLEWNRRFACELLTFARERGQHAYFMPIKADVVEYLGGIV; from the coding sequence ATGACCCGCGTCTCCATCGAACTCGTCCCTCGCTCGCGTTCCGGCCTCAGGGCCGAGCTGGCCGCAGTGGCCGAACACCTGCCCGGCGCGGACACCATCAACATTCCCGACTTTCCGCGCTTTTCCACGCGCTCGTGGCACGGTTGCGCCTTTGCCCGCCCGCACCACCGGGCCATTCCGCACATCCGGGCGGTGGACCTGAATCCGCGCGAGCCGCTGCCGATGGCCGCGCATCTGGACCAGCACGGCATTGACGAGGTGATCGTGATCACCGGGGACGCGCCGGGCGACATGAACGCCCGGGTCTACAACGTGGATGCCGAGGCCGCCATCCGCCGCATTCGCCGGGAGCTGCCACACCTGAAGGTCTACGCCGGTTTAGATCCCTATCGTCAGTCCCTCTCACGTGAGCAGAGCTACCTGGAGCGCAAGCTGGAGGCGGGGGCGTGCGGCTTCTTCACCCAGCCGTTCTTCGACCTGCGCCTGATGGACGCCTACGCCGACCTGCTGCCCGAAGGAGTGGAGGTCTGGTGGGGGGCCACCTCGGTCACCTCCGAAGGCTCGGAAGGGTACTGGCGCACCCGCAACCACGCGGTGTTTCCCCGGCGGTTCGAGGCCACGCTGGAGTGGAACCGCCGCTTTGCCTGCGAGCTGCTGACGTTCGCCCGCGAGCGCGGCCAGCACGCGTATTTCATGCCCATCAAGGCGGATGTGGTGGAGTACCTGGGCGGCATTGTTTAG
- the metH gene encoding methionine synthase, protein MDRDIRAAARERILVLDGAWGTMLQRANLNEADFRFDGADPLRMYRGNFDLLQLTRPDVIQDIHRAYFEAGADIASTNTFNSTTISQADYGTETLARAMNEAGARLAREVADEFESRDGKPRWVAGAIGPTNRTATLSPDVERPEFRNVTFDDLVAAYAAAAEGLMAGGADLLLLETVFDTLNAKAALFACEEAFARTGKTLPVMLSGTITDASGRTLSGQTPEAFAISTAHANLFSLGLNCALGADLLRPHLRAIAANTDTLVSVHPNAGLPNAFGEYDETPEHTAAVLADFAREGLVNIVGGCCGTTPEHIRAIADAVAGLSPRTAHRAPPFLRLSGLEALTVTPELNFVNVGERTNVTGSPRFNKAILAGDFETGLKIARQQVENGAQIVDINFDEGMLDGEAAMVKFLNLLAGEPDISRVPLMLDSSKWEILEAGLKRVQGKCVVNSISLKDGEARFLERARLLRRYGAAAVVMAFDEQGQADNLERRKEITSRAYKLLTEEVEFPPQDIIFDPNVLTVATGLEEHDRYALEFIEATRWIKANLPGALVSGGISNVSFSFRGNNHVREAMHSVFLYHAIRAGLDMGIVNAGMLAVYEDIEPELREAVEDVILARTPASGELSATENLLALAESYKGVKREAAAQSEWRERPVDERLKHALISGITDFVVEDAEEAYRELGSPLKVIEGPLMDGMNVVGDLFGAGKMFLPQVVKSARVMKRAVAHLTPYMEAEKQEAGGKGKVLLATVKGDVHDIGKNIVGVVLACNGYQVTDLGVMVPTEKILDEAERIGADVIGLSGLITPSLDEMVGVAREMTRRGGKLPLLIGGATTSRAHTAVKIDPAYDGLVVHVLDASRAVTTTADILADPAGVQERIRVEYDALRERHGKREVRLISIDTARERAPRVSPALPPAPRELGRQIIEQPLTGLLDYIDWTPFFIAWEMKGIYPNILTDPLRGEQARTLFADAQALLRRVIDEGLLTARGVIGLWPAERRGDDIVVDGERLRVDGKSFSPSTVNQQPATSTILHTLRQQRDQATPNGALADFIAYRGDHIGAFAVAIHGAEELARAFEADHDDYNAILIKALADRLAEAFAEKLHRDVRVRHWGYAPDETLDNNDLIRERYDGIRPAPGYPSQPDHTEKRTLFALLNAGEIGLELTESCAMTPAAAVSGLYFAHPEARYLAVGRIGRDQVEEYAARKGWSVEEAERWLGPLLAYDPAAQAIQGARVEGAEEKSAQALRPLDPQTPRPAAGGGA, encoded by the coding sequence ATGGACAGGGACATTCGCGCTGCGGCGCGTGAACGCATCCTGGTGCTGGACGGCGCGTGGGGCACCATGCTCCAGCGGGCCAACTTAAACGAGGCGGATTTCAGGTTTGACGGGGCCGATCCGCTGCGGATGTACCGGGGCAATTTCGACCTGCTGCAACTCACGCGCCCGGACGTGATTCAGGACATCCACCGCGCGTATTTCGAGGCGGGCGCGGACATCGCCAGCACGAACACCTTCAACAGCACCACCATTTCCCAGGCGGATTACGGCACCGAAACGCTGGCCCGCGCCATGAACGAAGCCGGGGCACGGCTGGCCCGCGAGGTGGCCGACGAGTTCGAGTCGAGGGACGGCAAACCACGCTGGGTGGCCGGGGCCATCGGGCCGACCAACCGCACCGCCACCCTCTCGCCGGACGTGGAACGGCCAGAGTTCCGCAACGTCACGTTTGATGATCTGGTGGCCGCCTATGCCGCCGCCGCCGAGGGCCTGATGGCGGGCGGGGCCGATCTGCTGCTGCTGGAAACGGTGTTCGACACGCTGAACGCCAAGGCCGCACTCTTCGCCTGCGAGGAGGCGTTCGCTCGAACGGGCAAGACGCTTCCCGTGATGCTCTCCGGCACCATCACCGACGCTTCCGGGCGCACGCTGAGCGGGCAGACGCCGGAAGCCTTCGCCATCAGCACGGCGCACGCCAACCTCTTCAGCCTGGGACTGAACTGTGCGCTGGGCGCGGATCTGCTACGCCCTCACCTGCGGGCGATTGCGGCGAACACCGACACGCTGGTGTCCGTCCACCCCAACGCGGGCCTGCCCAATGCTTTCGGCGAGTACGACGAGACCCCCGAACACACCGCCGCCGTGCTGGCCGACTTCGCCCGCGAGGGGCTGGTCAACATCGTGGGCGGCTGCTGCGGCACCACCCCCGAACACATCCGCGCCATTGCGGACGCGGTGGCCGGGCTTTCCCCGCGCACCGCGCACCGCGCACCGCCTTTCCTGCGCCTGAGCGGCCTCGAAGCCCTGACCGTCACGCCGGAGCTGAACTTCGTCAACGTGGGCGAGCGCACCAACGTCACTGGCAGCCCGCGCTTCAACAAGGCGATTCTGGCCGGGGATTTTGAGACGGGCCTCAAGATCGCCCGGCAGCAGGTGGAGAACGGCGCGCAGATCGTGGACATCAATTTCGACGAGGGCATGCTGGACGGCGAGGCCGCGATGGTCAAGTTCCTGAACCTGCTGGCCGGGGAGCCGGATATTTCCCGCGTGCCGCTGATGCTGGACAGCAGCAAGTGGGAGATTCTGGAAGCGGGCCTCAAGCGGGTGCAGGGCAAGTGCGTCGTCAACTCCATCTCGCTCAAGGACGGCGAGGCCAGGTTTCTGGAGCGGGCGCGGCTGCTGCGGCGCTACGGGGCCGCCGCCGTGGTGATGGCCTTCGACGAGCAGGGACAGGCCGACAACCTGGAACGCCGCAAGGAAATCACCTCCCGCGCCTACAAACTGCTGACTGAGGAAGTGGAGTTTCCGCCGCAGGACATCATCTTCGATCCCAACGTGCTGACGGTGGCGACGGGCCTGGAGGAGCATGACCGCTACGCGCTGGAGTTCATCGAGGCGACGCGCTGGATCAAGGCCAACCTGCCGGGGGCGCTGGTGTCGGGCGGCATCAGCAATGTCTCGTTTTCCTTTCGGGGCAACAACCACGTGCGCGAGGCGATGCACTCGGTGTTCCTGTATCACGCCATTCGCGCCGGGCTGGACATGGGCATCGTGAACGCGGGGATGCTGGCGGTGTACGAGGATATCGAACCCGAGCTGCGCGAGGCGGTGGAGGACGTGATCCTGGCCCGCACGCCCGCTTCCGGCGAACTCAGCGCCACCGAGAATCTGCTGGCGCTGGCCGAGAGCTACAAGGGCGTCAAGCGCGAGGCCGCCGCCCAGAGCGAGTGGCGCGAGCGCCCGGTGGATGAACGCCTCAAGCACGCGCTGATCTCGGGCATCACCGACTTCGTGGTGGAGGACGCCGAGGAGGCGTACCGCGAGCTGGGTTCGCCGCTGAAGGTCATCGAGGGGCCGCTGATGGACGGCATGAACGTGGTGGGCGATCTGTTCGGGGCCGGGAAAATGTTCCTGCCGCAGGTGGTCAAGTCCGCCCGCGTGATGAAACGCGCCGTGGCCCACCTGACGCCCTATATGGAGGCCGAGAAGCAGGAAGCTGGGGGCAAGGGCAAGGTGCTGCTGGCAACCGTCAAGGGCGACGTCCACGACATCGGCAAGAACATCGTGGGTGTGGTGCTGGCCTGCAACGGCTATCAGGTGACAGACCTGGGCGTGATGGTGCCCACCGAGAAAATTCTGGACGAGGCCGAGCGCATCGGCGCGGACGTGATCGGCCTGAGCGGGCTGATCACCCCCAGCCTGGACGAGATGGTGGGCGTGGCCCGCGAGATGACCCGCCGGGGCGGCAAGCTGCCGCTGCTGATCGGCGGGGCCACCACCAGCCGGGCGCACACGGCGGTCAAGATTGACCCCGCCTACGACGGTCTGGTGGTACATGTGCTGGACGCCAGCCGCGCCGTGACCACCACCGCCGACATCCTGGCCGATCCGGCAGGGGTGCAGGAGCGCATTCGGGTGGAATACGACGCCCTGCGCGAACGCCACGGCAAGCGCGAGGTGCGCCTGATTTCCATCGATACGGCTCGCGAACGGGCGCCGCGCGTCTCCCCCGCCCTGCCGCCCGCGCCGCGCGAACTGGGCCGCCAAATCATTGAGCAGCCGCTGACGGGTCTGCTGGACTACATCGACTGGACGCCGTTTTTCATCGCCTGGGAGATGAAGGGCATCTACCCCAACATCCTGACCGATCCGCTGCGCGGCGAGCAGGCCCGCACGCTGTTCGCCGACGCCCAGGCCCTGCTGCGCCGCGTGATCGACGAGGGGCTGCTGACCGCCAGAGGCGTGATCGGCCTGTGGCCCGCCGAGCGTCGCGGGGACGACATCGTTGTTGATGGTGAAAGGTTGAGGGTTGATGGAAAAAGCTTTTCCCCGTCAACCGTCAACCAGCAACCAGCAACGTCCACCATCCTTCACACCCTGCGCCAGCAGCGCGATCAGGCCACGCCGAACGGCGCGCTGGCCGACTTCATCGCGTACCGGGGCGATCACATCGGGGCCTTCGCCGTCGCCATCCACGGCGCGGAAGAACTGGCCCGCGCCTTCGAGGCGGACCACGACGACTACAACGCCATTCTGATCAAGGCGCTGGCCGACCGTTTGGCCGAAGCCTTCGCCGAGAAGCTGCACCGCGACGTGCGGGTGCGGCACTGGGGCTACGCGCCGGATGAAACGCTGGACAACAATGACCTCATCCGCGAACGCTACGACGGCATCCGTCCCGCGCCCGGCTACCCGTCCCAGCCGGATCACACCGAGAAACGCACCCTCTTTGCACTGCTGAACGCGGGCGAAATTGGCCTGGAACTCACCGAATCCTGCGCCATGACCCCTGCCGCCGCCGTCTCGGGCCTGTACTTTGCCCACCCGGAAGCGCGGTATCTGGCTGTGGGCCGCATCGGACGCGATCAGGTGGAGGAGTACGCCGCCAGAAAGGGCTGGAGCGTGGAAGAAGCCGAGCGCTGGCTGGGGCCTCTGCTGGCGTATGACCCGGCGGCGCAGGCCATCCAGGGGGCAAGGGTCGAAGGGGCTGAAGAAAAGAGCGCCCAGGCCCTTAGACCCTTAGACCCTCAGACCCCTAGACCCGCCGCAGGCGGCGGCGCATGA
- the lepB gene encoding signal peptidase I, producing MTRLQSAAPTTLQKVWKDFLEPIVFAVVITQFVATLVGVDGVSMMPNLRDRERVFVPKYETWLHKAGVGDFSRGDIVIFKPPREAAAKIGNLNKNFFGLWNYRPFLIKRVIGLPGDKIRVEGGEVFVNDVKLDSGWTTDYWRQQGCWDNQSELANNATSSRAGVVPDQAEVTVPPAHYFVMGDNRTANGSEDSRLFGPVERRDVAGRAAAVVWPIMRKTNASYDCATERVGELSGENKLNWRVLNRPEAFDTLKSELAK from the coding sequence ATGACCAGACTTCAGTCCGCCGCACCCACCACCCTTCAGAAGGTGTGGAAGGATTTTCTAGAACCCATTGTCTTTGCGGTGGTGATCACCCAGTTCGTGGCGACGCTGGTGGGCGTGGACGGCGTGAGCATGATGCCCAACCTGCGTGACCGCGAGCGCGTGTTCGTGCCCAAGTACGAGACGTGGCTGCACAAGGCGGGCGTGGGCGACTTCAGCCGGGGCGACATCGTAATCTTCAAGCCCCCGCGTGAAGCCGCAGCCAAGATCGGCAACCTGAACAAGAACTTCTTTGGCCTGTGGAACTACCGCCCCTTTCTGATCAAGCGCGTGATCGGCCTGCCGGGTGACAAGATCCGGGTGGAAGGCGGTGAGGTCTTCGTGAACGACGTGAAGCTGGATTCAGGCTGGACGACCGACTACTGGCGTCAGCAGGGCTGCTGGGACAACCAGAGCGAACTGGCGAACAACGCCACCTCCAGCCGTGCGGGCGTGGTGCCCGATCAGGCCGAGGTCACCGTGCCGCCCGCGCACTACTTCGTGATGGGCGACAACCGCACTGCCAACGGTTCGGAGGATTCACGGCTGTTCGGCCCAGTCGAGCGGCGCGACGTGGCCGGACGCGCCGCTGCTGTGGTCTGGCCGATCATGCGCAAGACCAACGCCAGCTACGACTGCGCCACCGAACGTGTGGGCGAGTTGAGCGGCGAGAACAAGCTGAACTGGCGCGTGCTGAACCGCCCCGAGGCCTTCGATACCTTGAAGAGCGAGTTGGCGAAGTAA
- a CDS encoding patatin-like phospholipase family protein, with the protein MSGYGLVLGGGGARGLAHIGVWQVLEDAGLHPSVVTGTSMGGLVGAFIAAGYSGAELERISGTVSWRRLLDWRPGTGLLKISAMEGWLAQHLPQTFEELPTPLAITATDMLTGRGVYLTRGSLSEALRATSAYPGALDPVPVRDMLLSDGGILNQVPVDAALFLGVRKVLAVDVTAPDPLELHERRVLIWKREAHLGPVRALRRAVEIMQAQLTDARLSLYRPDVLLRPNLGNIDLMNFNRTDQAIAAGREAALAELPRLKALLGEG; encoded by the coding sequence ATGAGCGGCTACGGGCTGGTGCTGGGCGGCGGCGGCGCCCGCGGGTTGGCGCACATCGGCGTGTGGCAGGTGCTGGAGGACGCGGGCCTGCACCCCAGCGTGGTGACCGGCACCAGCATGGGCGGGCTGGTGGGGGCGTTTATCGCGGCGGGCTACAGCGGGGCGGAACTGGAGCGCATCTCGGGCACCGTGTCGTGGCGGCGGCTGCTGGACTGGCGGCCCGGCACCGGCCTGCTGAAGATCTCGGCCATGGAAGGCTGGCTGGCCCAGCACCTGCCCCAGACTTTCGAGGAACTGCCCACACCGCTGGCGATCACCGCCACCGACATGCTGACCGGCCGGGGCGTGTACCTGACGCGCGGCAGCCTATCCGAAGCTTTGCGGGCCACCAGCGCGTATCCCGGCGCCCTGGATCCCGTGCCGGTGCGCGACATGCTGCTTTCGGACGGCGGCATTCTAAACCAGGTGCCGGTGGACGCCGCGCTGTTTCTGGGCGTCCGGAAGGTGCTGGCGGTGGACGTCACCGCCCCCGATCCGCTGGAACTGCACGAGCGCCGCGTCCTGATCTGGAAGCGCGAGGCCCACCTGGGGCCGGTGCGGGCGCTGCGGCGCGCCGTGGAGATCATGCAGGCGCAGCTGACCGACGCCCGCCTGAGCCTGTACCGGCCCGACGTGCTGCTGCGCCCGAATCTGGGCAACATCGACCTGATGAATTTCAACCGCACCGATCAGGCCATTGCGGCGGGCCGGGAGGCGGCGCTGGCGGAACTGCCGCGTCTCAAAGCGCTGCTGGGCGAGGGCTGA
- a CDS encoding serine/threonine-protein kinase, with translation MALAGQVVGAGVRLIRPIGRGSHSLVYFAVDACGQPCAVKVFHADMLDFADREFEHASGLEHPRLASVLGRDTLEGRPVLISTLARGEVLFARYVRRPALHSERRAFLLTLAHLLDALAYLHSCGLVHRDIKPENIVVEPDGSAKLVDLDLSGPALEVFPVPTRFGTAAFQSPEAARGEPLGPEADLYGVGMLLGWGIFGLLPDPTSPAPYHPDPLCSLYLTLTRQDRQQRPTDAAWVRERILKLSQPRF, from the coding sequence ATGGCTCTTGCGGGACAGGTGGTGGGCGCCGGCGTGCGGTTGATCAGACCCATTGGCCGGGGTTCCCACAGTCTGGTGTACTTCGCGGTGGATGCGTGCGGGCAGCCCTGTGCCGTCAAGGTATTCCACGCTGACATGCTCGACTTTGCCGACCGTGAATTCGAGCATGCCAGCGGCCTGGAGCATCCCCGGCTGGCGTCGGTGCTGGGCCGCGACACGCTGGAGGGCCGCCCGGTACTGATCAGCACCCTGGCCCGCGGCGAGGTGCTGTTCGCACGCTACGTGCGGCGGCCCGCGCTGCACAGCGAGCGCCGCGCCTTCCTGCTGACGCTGGCGCATCTGCTGGACGCCCTGGCGTACCTGCATTCGTGCGGGCTGGTCCACCGCGACATCAAACCGGAAAACATCGTGGTGGAACCGGACGGCAGCGCCAAGCTGGTCGATCTGGACCTGTCTGGCCCGGCGCTGGAGGTGTTCCCGGTGCCCACCCGTTTTGGCACGGCGGCCTTCCAGAGTCCGGAAGCGGCGCGCGGCGAACCGCTGGGGCCGGAAGCGGACCTGTACGGGGTGGGAATGTTGCTGGGCTGGGGGATCTTCGGCCTGCTGCCGGACCCCACCAGCCCCGCGCCGTACCATCCGGACCCGCTGTGTTCGCTATACCTGACCCTGACCCGTCAGGACCGCCAGCAGCGGCCCACTGACGCGGCCTGGGTCCGCGAGAGGATCCTGAAGCTGTCCCAGCCCAGATTCTGA
- a CDS encoding alpha-amylase family glycosyl hydrolase: protein MSDRESGQGHAAAEHLKWWQSGIIYQIYPRSFQDSDGDGVGDLRGVTARLPYLKSLGVEAAWLSPIFTSPMRDFGYDVADYCDIDPLFGTLADFDALVEEAHGLGLKVMLDYVPNHTSSDHAWFQEALTGRDSDKRDWYVWRDPAPDGGVPNNWKSFFGGPAWTLDEQSGQYYLHQFLPSQPDLNWRNPAVREAMFDVLRFWMRRGVDGFRVDVIWLLAEDERFLDEPVNPEWTPGDIEHNSVQHIYTQDQPETHQYIREMRAVLDEFDDRMMVGEIYLPVDQLLPYAGTPDAAMVHLPFNFHLILRPWQAGAVREFADDYDAACRKLQTWPNWVLGNHDQHRFKSRVGAAQFRVAQTLLLTLRGTPTVYYGDEIGMENVHIPPERMVDPAGLQQPDSPAASRDPERTPMQWDASANAGFAPAEATPWLPLADDFQTVNVQAQEADPHSDLNYFRALTRLRREHPALVGGDYHSLDSGHDDVFAFRRTLEGETVTILLNFGAHERALGELAAGQPLLSSLDDQPGSGAVLRPNEARIVLG from the coding sequence ATGAGCGATCGAGAGTCAGGCCAGGGCCACGCGGCAGCGGAACATCTGAAATGGTGGCAGAGCGGCATCATCTACCAGATCTACCCGCGTTCATTTCAGGACAGTGACGGTGACGGTGTGGGCGACCTGCGCGGCGTCACGGCGCGGCTGCCGTACCTGAAAAGCCTGGGGGTAGAGGCCGCGTGGCTCTCGCCCATCTTTACCTCACCCATGCGCGACTTCGGCTACGACGTGGCCGACTACTGCGACATCGATCCGCTGTTCGGTACGCTGGCCGACTTCGACGCGCTGGTCGAAGAGGCGCACGGTCTGGGCCTGAAGGTGATGCTGGACTACGTGCCCAACCACACGTCCTCGGACCATGCGTGGTTTCAGGAGGCGCTGACGGGCCGGGACAGCGACAAGCGTGACTGGTACGTGTGGCGCGACCCGGCGCCGGACGGCGGGGTGCCCAACAACTGGAAATCCTTTTTTGGCGGCCCCGCCTGGACCCTGGATGAGCAGAGCGGCCAGTACTACCTGCACCAGTTTCTGCCCAGCCAGCCGGACCTGAACTGGCGCAACCCGGCGGTGCGGGAGGCCATGTTCGACGTGCTGCGCTTCTGGATGCGCCGGGGCGTGGACGGCTTCCGGGTGGACGTGATCTGGCTGCTGGCCGAGGACGAGCGCTTTCTGGACGAACCGGTCAACCCCGAGTGGACCCCCGGCGACATCGAGCACAACAGCGTGCAGCACATCTACACCCAGGACCAGCCGGAGACGCACCAGTACATTCGCGAAATGCGCGCCGTGCTGGACGAATTCGACGACCGCATGATGGTGGGCGAGATCTACCTGCCGGTGGACCAGCTGCTGCCCTACGCCGGAACCCCCGACGCGGCGATGGTGCACCTGCCGTTCAACTTTCACCTGATCCTGCGGCCCTGGCAGGCGGGGGCGGTGCGCGAATTTGCCGACGACTACGACGCCGCGTGCCGCAAGCTGCAGACCTGGCCCAACTGGGTGCTGGGCAACCACGACCAGCACCGCTTCAAGTCGCGGGTGGGGGCGGCGCAGTTCCGCGTGGCCCAGACCCTGCTGCTGACCCTGCGCGGCACGCCCACGGTGTACTACGGCGACGAGATCGGCATGGAAAACGTTCACATTCCACCCGAGCGCATGGTGGACCCGGCGGGCCTGCAACAGCCCGACTCCCCGGCCGCAAGCCGCGATCCGGAACGCACCCCGATGCAGTGGGACGCCTCGGCCAACGCTGGTTTCGCGCCTGCGGAGGCCACGCCCTGGCTGCCCCTGGCCGACGACTTCCAGACGGTGAATGTCCAGGCGCAGGAGGCGGACCCGCACAGCGACCTGAACTACTTCCGCGCCCTGACCCGGCTGCGGCGCGAGCATCCCGCGCTGGTGGGAGGCGACTACCACAGCCTGGACAGCGGCCACGACGACGTGTTCGCCTTCCGCCGCACCCTGGAGGGCGAGACGGTGACCATCCTGCTGAACTTCGGCGCGCACGAGCGGGCTCTCGGAGAACTGGCGGCCGGTCAGCCCTTGCTCAGCTCGCTGGATGACCAGCCCGGCAGCGGCGCGGTCCTGCGTCCCAACGAGGCGCGCATCGTGCTGGGCTAG